A window of the Nibribacter ruber genome harbors these coding sequences:
- a CDS encoding DUF1573 domain-containing protein translates to MKKQFVIAMLLAAGFWTAGCEKKQDTETTTTTTEQTASVSTVATNDPATNPNVASAEPVNPNAPKPVMTFKETEHDFGTIKQDKKVQHTFSFTNTGKSPLVIESATATCGCTVPEWPKEPIAPGATGSIKVEFDPTGKVGQQSKQITITANTDPQVNQLIIKTNITASVPTAGADGPVRTN, encoded by the coding sequence ATGAAAAAGCAATTTGTAATAGCAATGCTATTGGCTGCCGGTTTCTGGACCGCCGGCTGCGAGAAAAAGCAGGACACTGAAACTACCACTACCACCACAGAACAAACTGCTTCTGTGAGCACGGTGGCCACCAATGACCCTGCCACCAACCCTAACGTGGCCAGCGCTGAGCCGGTGAACCCCAACGCGCCAAAGCCGGTCATGACCTTCAAGGAGACCGAGCATGACTTTGGTACCATCAAGCAGGACAAGAAGGTACAGCACACGTTTTCATTCACCAACACTGGTAAATCGCCGCTGGTGATTGAGAGCGCTACCGCTACCTGCGGTTGTACCGTGCCAGAGTGGCCAAAAGAACCTATTGCGCCAGGTGCCACCGGCAGCATTAAGGTAGAGTTTGACCCAACCGGTAAAGTTGGTCAGCAGTCTAAGCAGATCACCATCACCGCCAACACTGATCCGCAGGTTAATCAATTGATCATCAAGACCAACATTACCGCTTCTGTGCCTACGGCCGGGGCAGATGGTCCTGTGCGCACTAACTAA
- a CDS encoding YbbR-like domain-containing protein: MTATTFWVLNSLNKSYIARISYPIQFVYDQRQLVPVKPLPEEVMVSVTGKGWKLLRKNLMFQVKPAELSIRGLPYVKRLPGAALRPAIANALDGLELNYVATDTLYFDFDHLITRKIPLGIDTAQVRIGPGFTYGGQLRIQPDSVAFTGPKQIISMFPSPYPLAPPEAALQSSFKGELPLLYDFTELVKANISKAQVQFAVLPLDKLEVVVQPVLKNFPPKYRLAYLNGPVKVKYAFHPRNRGLIEAAQFEVTLDYAQYNAADSSIVPTITQKPTGIRQASIAPGKVKISLTAL; the protein is encoded by the coding sequence TTGACGGCTACCACCTTCTGGGTGCTCAACTCTCTAAACAAGAGTTACATTGCCCGCATCTCGTATCCCATCCAATTTGTGTATGATCAGCGCCAGCTGGTGCCGGTAAAGCCCCTCCCCGAGGAGGTGATGGTAAGCGTGACCGGCAAAGGCTGGAAGCTGCTGCGCAAGAACCTCATGTTTCAGGTAAAGCCCGCCGAGCTTTCCATTAGAGGCTTACCCTATGTGAAGCGTCTGCCGGGCGCGGCCCTCAGACCAGCCATTGCCAACGCGTTAGACGGCCTGGAACTGAACTACGTAGCCACAGACACGCTCTACTTTGACTTTGACCATCTGATTACCCGCAAAATTCCGTTGGGCATAGACACAGCCCAGGTGCGCATTGGCCCAGGGTTTACGTATGGCGGCCAGCTGCGCATTCAGCCAGACTCTGTGGCCTTCACGGGGCCTAAGCAGATCATCAGCATGTTTCCCAGTCCGTACCCGCTGGCGCCTCCAGAGGCGGCCCTGCAGAGTTCCTTCAAGGGCGAGTTGCCGTTGCTGTATGATTTTACAGAACTGGTGAAGGCCAACATAAGCAAAGCCCAGGTGCAGTTTGCAGTATTGCCCCTTGACAAGCTGGAAGTGGTGGTGCAGCCGGTGCTCAAGAACTTTCCGCCTAAGTACCGCCTGGCCTACCTGAACGGACCCGTGAAGGTGAAATATGCCTTCCATCCCAGAAACCGAGGCCTTATTGAGGCCGCCCAGTTTGAAGTAACGCTGGATTATGCGCAGTACAATGCCGCAGACTCATCCATTGTGCCCACTATTACGCAGAAGCCTACGGGTATCCGGCAGGCTTCCATTGCACCGGGCAAAGTAAAAATTTCCTTAACCGCGCTCTAA
- the coaE gene encoding dephospho-CoA kinase (Dephospho-CoA kinase (CoaE) performs the final step in coenzyme A biosynthesis.), translated as MLKIGITGGIGSGKSIVCRCFQLLDVPVYDSDARAKWVMHGDPELREGLISTFGPNTFDAQGNLDRPYLAQRVFHNQEELAKLNALVHPQVRKDFHRWLEAHAQAPYILKEAALMFESTAYTQVDHVLTVSAPVALRQKRTLARDPHRTAQDIDAIIHKQLPEEERLRRSQFVLYNDDRQLVLPQVIQLHQTFLGLASNSSHH; from the coding sequence ATGCTCAAGATTGGGATAACCGGCGGCATAGGGTCTGGCAAAAGCATTGTCTGCCGATGCTTTCAGCTGCTGGACGTACCCGTCTATGATTCTGATGCCCGCGCCAAATGGGTGATGCACGGTGACCCAGAACTGCGCGAAGGATTGATCTCCACCTTCGGGCCGAATACTTTTGATGCCCAAGGTAACTTGGATAGGCCATACCTGGCCCAGAGAGTTTTCCATAACCAAGAGGAGTTGGCCAAGCTCAATGCCTTAGTGCACCCACAGGTGCGCAAGGACTTTCACCGGTGGCTAGAGGCGCATGCCCAGGCCCCCTACATTCTCAAGGAAGCAGCGCTCATGTTTGAGTCCACGGCCTATACCCAGGTAGACCACGTGCTGACGGTTTCGGCCCCGGTGGCCCTGCGCCAAAAAAGAACCCTGGCCAGGGACCCGCACCGTACTGCCCAAGACATTGACGCCATCATCCACAAGCAACTGCCAGAAGAAGAACGCCTGCGACGCTCTCAGTTTGTCCTCTACAACGATGACCGACAATTGGTGCTTCCGCAAGTCATCCAGCTCCACCAAACGTTTCTAGGCTTAGCTTCTAACTCTTCCCATCATTAG
- the yajC gene encoding preprotein translocase subunit YajC, translating to MLTILLQASPLGAGGLSNILFFGAIILVFYFFMIRPQQKKAKDQKKFRDELKRGMNVVTIGGLHGRLLSIDEDTVWIEVDKGIKLKFDKSAIAVEATSRVNKATAETAA from the coding sequence ATGTTGACGATACTTTTACAAGCCAGCCCGCTAGGGGCTGGTGGACTTTCCAACATCCTGTTCTTCGGAGCAATCATCCTGGTGTTTTATTTCTTCATGATCAGGCCGCAGCAGAAAAAGGCCAAGGACCAGAAGAAGTTCAGAGATGAGCTGAAACGCGGCATGAACGTGGTCACCATTGGTGGCTTGCACGGCCGTCTGCTCAGCATTGATGAAGACACCGTCTGGATTGAGGTAGACAAAGGCATCAAGCTGAAGTTTGACAAATCGGCGATTGCCGTAGAGGCAACCAGCCGCGTGAACAAAGCTACCGCAGAAACTGCCGCTTAA
- a CDS encoding isocitrate/isopropylmalate dehydrogenase family protein — translation MTTVTLIPGDGIGPEITEAVKAIFTAAQVPITWEEENAGQTTFDSMGELIPQSLIDSLERNRIALKGPITTPVGKGFKSINVQLRQKFDLYSNVRPAKTTAGVKTRFDNVNLVLFRENTEGLYAGLEMYDERLGISDSIARVTVTGCHKIVRAAFAYADKNKKKVTVAHKANILKSAGRLMLEAAADVSKEFPNVVWEDKIIDNMCMQLVSKPEQFEVIVTTNLFGDILSDLCAGLVGGLGVVSGANIGDDMAIFEAVHGSAPDIAGQGLANPTALLRSGIMMLQHMGMQAEADRIEDALEKTLLDKNCCTRDLGGTASTSEFAQHIISNL, via the coding sequence ATGACAACCGTTACCCTTATTCCCGGCGACGGGATAGGTCCTGAGATCACTGAAGCCGTAAAGGCGATCTTCACTGCCGCACAAGTTCCTATTACTTGGGAAGAAGAAAACGCCGGACAAACCACCTTTGACAGCATGGGTGAGTTGATTCCGCAGTCTTTGATTGACTCGCTGGAGCGCAACAGAATTGCTTTGAAAGGCCCCATCACCACACCGGTGGGCAAAGGCTTCAAGAGCATCAATGTGCAGCTGCGCCAGAAGTTTGACCTGTACTCCAACGTGCGTCCCGCCAAAACCACGGCCGGTGTGAAAACCCGCTTTGATAACGTGAACCTGGTGCTGTTCAGAGAAAACACCGAAGGGCTGTACGCCGGCCTGGAGATGTATGATGAGCGCCTGGGCATCTCTGACTCCATTGCCCGCGTGACGGTAACCGGTTGCCACAAGATTGTACGCGCCGCCTTCGCTTACGCAGACAAAAACAAGAAGAAGGTGACCGTGGCCCACAAAGCCAACATCTTAAAGTCTGCCGGCAGATTGATGCTGGAAGCCGCCGCAGACGTGTCTAAAGAATTCCCGAACGTGGTTTGGGAAGACAAGATCATTGACAACATGTGCATGCAGCTGGTGAGCAAGCCAGAGCAGTTTGAGGTGATTGTGACCACCAACCTGTTCGGGGATATTCTCTCTGACCTGTGTGCCGGTTTGGTAGGCGGTCTGGGCGTGGTGTCTGGCGCCAACATAGGCGATGACATGGCTATTTTTGAGGCCGTGCACGGCTCTGCCCCAGATATTGCGGGTCAAGGCCTGGCCAATCCAACGGCTCTGTTGCGCTCTGGCATCATGATGCTGCAGCACATGGGCATGCAGGCAGAGGCAGACAGAATTGAAGACGCCCTGGAGAAAACCTTGCTAGACAAAAACTGCTGCACCCGTGATTTGGGTGGTACGGCCTCTACCTCAGAGTTCGCGCAGCACATTATTTCAAACTTGTAA